A genomic window from Acetobacteroides hydrogenigenes includes:
- a CDS encoding 1-acyl-sn-glycerol-3-phosphate acyltransferase: MEDHTDYYIDVDKVIANKNPRLKKFLPKFIISYLKRIVHQDEINGVLRRHGHKQGLEFVNSALKDLGITYRVYGVENLKLEGRYLFASNHPLGGLDGLIMMSEMGRHYDNIKFVVNDLLMNVKQLEPLFIPVNKFGRQSTDYAAKIEAAYASDAQVLYFPAGLCSRKVKGEIVDLEWHKNFIQKAVKHQRDVVPVFFSGRNSEFFYNLSNFRSKLGIKANLEFIYLVDEMFRQKSKKIDIIIGEPIPFQTFDKSRTLNEWALFVRNKSYELAEELDF, translated from the coding sequence GTGGAAGACCATACGGACTATTACATAGACGTAGATAAAGTTATAGCCAACAAAAATCCAAGGCTAAAAAAGTTCCTACCAAAATTCATCATCAGCTACCTTAAGCGCATCGTTCATCAGGATGAGATAAACGGCGTGCTACGGAGGCATGGCCATAAGCAAGGGCTCGAATTCGTAAACTCGGCACTAAAGGACTTAGGGATAACCTACCGGGTGTACGGCGTAGAAAACCTAAAGCTGGAGGGCCGCTACCTCTTTGCCTCGAACCATCCTCTTGGAGGTCTCGATGGGCTTATCATGATGAGCGAAATGGGGCGCCACTACGACAACATCAAGTTTGTGGTAAACGACCTGCTGATGAACGTTAAGCAGCTCGAGCCGCTGTTTATCCCCGTCAACAAGTTTGGACGGCAATCGACCGACTACGCCGCAAAGATTGAGGCTGCCTACGCATCGGATGCGCAGGTGCTCTACTTCCCTGCCGGGCTTTGCTCCCGCAAAGTCAAAGGGGAAATTGTGGATCTGGAGTGGCACAAGAACTTCATCCAAAAGGCCGTTAAGCACCAGCGCGATGTGGTGCCCGTTTTCTTCTCGGGCCGCAACTCCGAGTTCTTCTACAACCTATCCAACTTCCGCTCGAAGCTGGGGATAAAGGCAAACCTAGAGTTCATCTACCTTGTCGACGAGATGTTCCGCCAAAAGAGCAAGAAGATCGACATTATTATAGGCGAGCCAATCCCCTTCCAAACGTTCGACAAGAGCCGAACGCTCAACGAGTGGGCGCTGTTTGTTCGTAACAAATCGTACGAGCTAGCCGAGGAGCTAGACTTTTAA
- the murD gene encoding UDP-N-acetylmuramoyl-L-alanine--D-glutamate ligase, whose translation MGNGRIVVLGGGESGVGAAVLAKEKGFDVFLSDLGALKDSYKETLTKFSIPFEEKQHTEELILNATEIIKSPGIPEKAPLIKKIKDKGMKIISEIEFAGRYTNAKTICITGSNGKTTTTSLIYHMLKKAGLNVGLGGNIGKSFAYQVAFENYDYYVLELSSFQLDGMYDFKADIAVLLNITPDHLDRYEYKMQNYVDSKFRITQNLKENDCFIFCSDDEVTMENLEKIVLRARLLPFSQEFEVEEGAYLDGETLTVKCAGLEFEMPVDELSLKGKHNVYNSMAAAITGTVLELRNDVIRKSLSDFQGVEHRLEPVLRVRGITFINDSKATNINSTWYALESMKGRQNVIWIVGGVDKGNDYSTLASLVNEKVKAIVCLGVDNAKIHEAFKDMVPTIIDTQSAEDAVLESYKLGAEGDVVLLSPACASFDLFENYEDRGRKFKNAVRNL comes from the coding sequence ATGGGTAATGGGAGAATTGTAGTATTAGGTGGTGGCGAGAGCGGTGTAGGAGCTGCGGTGCTTGCCAAGGAGAAAGGGTTCGACGTTTTTCTATCGGACTTAGGGGCGCTAAAGGATTCGTACAAGGAAACGCTGACTAAGTTCAGCATCCCTTTTGAAGAAAAGCAGCATACTGAGGAACTTATCCTTAATGCTACCGAGATTATCAAAAGTCCTGGTATCCCCGAAAAGGCTCCTTTGATTAAGAAGATCAAGGATAAGGGTATGAAAATTATTTCGGAGATAGAGTTTGCTGGTCGCTACACCAATGCAAAGACGATTTGCATTACCGGTAGCAACGGTAAAACTACGACTACCTCCTTAATCTACCATATGCTTAAGAAGGCTGGGCTAAATGTTGGATTAGGTGGAAATATTGGCAAGAGCTTTGCCTATCAGGTGGCTTTCGAAAACTACGACTACTACGTTTTGGAGCTAAGCAGCTTCCAACTTGATGGTATGTACGATTTCAAAGCAGATATCGCGGTACTGCTAAATATTACTCCAGACCATTTAGACCGTTATGAGTATAAAATGCAGAACTATGTTGATTCGAAGTTCCGCATTACCCAAAATTTGAAAGAAAACGACTGCTTCATCTTCTGCTCCGACGACGAGGTGACGATGGAAAATCTCGAAAAGATCGTGCTTCGGGCAAGGCTGCTTCCTTTCTCTCAAGAGTTTGAGGTGGAAGAAGGTGCATACCTCGATGGAGAGACGCTCACCGTTAAGTGTGCGGGCTTAGAGTTCGAGATGCCGGTAGATGAACTTTCGCTTAAGGGTAAGCACAACGTGTACAACTCGATGGCGGCTGCCATTACCGGTACCGTATTGGAGCTTCGCAACGATGTAATTCGCAAGTCACTTAGCGATTTTCAGGGTGTTGAGCACCGTCTTGAGCCAGTGCTTAGGGTACGTGGTATTACCTTTATAAACGACTCTAAGGCAACTAACATCAACTCTACCTGGTATGCTCTCGAAAGCATGAAGGGACGCCAGAATGTTATCTGGATTGTTGGTGGCGTAGACAAGGGTAACGACTACTCTACATTGGCAAGCTTAGTTAACGAGAAAGTTAAGGCTATCGTTTGTCTTGGTGTAGATAATGCTAAGATTCATGAGGCTTTTAAGGATATGGTTCCTACCATTATCGATACCCAATCTGCCGAGGATGCCGTTCTGGAATCGTATAAGCTAGGAGCCGAAGGCGATGTGGTGCTGCTTTCCCCTGCATGTGCCAGCTTCGACCTATTCGAAAACTACGAGGATAGAGGACGTAAGTTTAAAAACGCAGTTAGAAACCTATAG
- a CDS encoding FtsW/RodA/SpoVE family cell cycle protein — translation MNRLLKHFKGDPVIWAMLTVLAVVSILVVYSATGTLAYSKYHGETFRFLLKQLFFVFSGIAIAYVVHLLDLRFYQKLSKLLVWFSIPLLLVTMAMGANLNDAARWISIGGITFQSSDFAKVALIMYVAHMLAAHQNDIKELRVYLKIIAVVGVICLIILPNNFSTAAMLGLICVILMFIGRVSTKHIMLTGVGAVVLVAGFILIAQATGFQKHRIATWEKRYHTFVGDDKSNKPSKDDTFQADQSKIAVATGGVFGKGPGNSTQRNYLPHPYSDFIYAIIIEEYGLIGGFIILMIYLALLYRAGVVVKKTDKTFPAFLTMGLILLLVVQAMINMGVAVGVFPVTGQTLPFVSMGGSSIWMTGAVFGLIQSATRKIAEVKPAAKEKEEQSDAKPEKEPKEELVNE, via the coding sequence ATGAATCGCCTGCTTAAACATTTTAAGGGAGACCCAGTAATTTGGGCTATGCTAACGGTACTCGCGGTGGTATCCATTCTGGTGGTATACTCGGCAACAGGAACGTTGGCGTACTCAAAGTATCATGGGGAAACTTTCCGTTTCCTACTTAAGCAGCTATTCTTCGTATTCTCGGGGATTGCCATCGCCTATGTTGTGCATCTACTCGACTTAAGGTTTTACCAAAAGTTATCCAAGTTACTGGTGTGGTTTAGCATTCCGTTGCTGTTGGTTACCATGGCTATGGGGGCAAACCTTAACGATGCAGCACGCTGGATCTCGATTGGTGGGATAACCTTCCAGAGCTCCGACTTTGCCAAGGTTGCGCTAATTATGTATGTGGCGCACATGTTGGCAGCGCATCAAAACGACATTAAGGAGTTGAGGGTTTACCTGAAGATTATTGCTGTTGTCGGTGTTATATGCCTTATAATCCTACCGAATAACTTCTCTACCGCCGCCATGCTTGGCCTAATTTGCGTGATTCTGATGTTTATTGGGCGGGTAAGCACCAAGCATATTATGCTGACAGGTGTTGGTGCAGTCGTGCTGGTTGCTGGCTTTATTCTTATCGCTCAGGCTACCGGTTTTCAGAAGCATCGTATTGCAACCTGGGAGAAGCGCTACCACACCTTTGTGGGAGATGATAAGTCGAATAAGCCTTCTAAAGATGACACTTTTCAAGCAGATCAGTCGAAGATTGCCGTGGCAACAGGAGGCGTATTTGGGAAGGGTCCAGGAAACAGCACGCAGCGTAACTATTTGCCTCACCCTTATTCCGACTTCATCTATGCCATCATCATAGAGGAGTATGGATTAATCGGAGGTTTTATAATTCTGATGATATACCTAGCGCTGCTATATCGAGCAGGGGTTGTTGTCAAAAAGACAGATAAAACATTCCCCGCGTTTCTGACGATGGGGCTTATACTGTTGCTTGTTGTTCAAGCAATGATAAATATGGGAGTAGCCGTTGGGGTATTCCCGGTAACAGGGCAAACGCTACCCTTCGTAAGTATGGGGGGGAGCTCTATTTGGATGACAGGGGCTGTCTTTGGGCTTATCCAAAGCGCAACCCGAAAAATTGCAGAGGTAAAACCTGCAGCAAAAGAAAAAGAGGAACAATCGGACGCTAAGCCCGAAAAAGAACCAAAGGAGGAACTGGTAAATGAGTAA
- the mraZ gene encoding division/cell wall cluster transcriptional repressor MraZ: MNSFVGDYSCKLDDKGRVLFPAAFRKQWKGSLDRVILKKDIFEDCIVLYPMEEWERQLALIRKKINPYVKEQNQFLREFYRSAAEVELDSNGRMLIPKRLVEMAGLVKELVFIGIGDKIEIWDKDKYQTTNMSQEMLAAGAEKFLGGEIEEL; encoded by the coding sequence ATGAACTCTTTTGTAGGAGATTACAGTTGCAAACTCGACGACAAGGGGCGCGTGCTCTTTCCTGCCGCATTTCGCAAGCAGTGGAAAGGCTCGCTCGACCGCGTTATCCTGAAGAAGGATATCTTCGAGGATTGCATTGTGCTTTACCCTATGGAGGAGTGGGAACGTCAGCTGGCGCTTATTCGTAAAAAGATTAATCCCTACGTTAAGGAGCAAAACCAGTTTTTGAGGGAGTTTTACAGGTCGGCAGCCGAAGTAGAGCTCGATTCCAACGGGCGAATGCTGATTCCTAAGCGACTTGTCGAAATGGCGGGTTTGGTTAAGGAGCTGGTGTTTATTGGCATTGGCGATAAGATTGAAATTTGGGATAAGGATAAGTATCAAACCACCAATATGTCTCAGGAGATGCTTGCGGCAGGAGCCGAAAAGTTTCTTGGGGGCGAAATAGAAGAGCTATGA
- a CDS encoding FtsL-like putative cell division protein → MEEVLDKVGGKKDEAPEFTDIKQPKSGPSKRMSPVKDVISGNVLVRGYLVKHVPYIILLVFLAILYITNRYKNEKIAIEEQKLQEELKNLRSESITTAAELMRISRQSEVVNLVKERGMELEESTTPPKIIENK, encoded by the coding sequence ATGGAAGAAGTTTTAGATAAGGTTGGCGGCAAAAAGGATGAGGCTCCTGAGTTTACCGACATCAAGCAGCCGAAGTCGGGTCCATCAAAGCGGATGAGTCCGGTAAAGGATGTGATATCCGGGAATGTGCTCGTGCGCGGATACCTTGTGAAGCATGTACCCTATATTATACTGCTCGTTTTTTTGGCAATCCTTTATATTACTAATAGGTATAAGAACGAAAAAATTGCCATAGAGGAGCAGAAGCTTCAGGAGGAGTTGAAGAATCTTAGGTCGGAGTCGATAACCACCGCAGCCGAGCTGATGCGCATTAGCCGTCAGTCGGAGGTGGTGAATCTTGTAAAAGAACGTGGAATGGAGCTCGAAGAATCGACCACTCCACCAAAAATTATTGAAAATAAGTAA
- a CDS encoding penicillin-binding protein has protein sequence MSVKKDIMWRIGVVYLGLLLLGLIILGQAIRLQFFQGSKWREEANEVTYKRISIESNRGDVLAVDGRILATSIPYYEVRMDLNATGLVDSVFNEKVDSLSRSLSNLFKDKPASAYRRMLVKARRQGKRYFAVVPRRVNYLEMKQIKSFPLFNLGRNKSGLILVQVGRRLKPNGVLAARTIGAINAEGYGVGIEYSFNKDLKGTEGVAMAQRVAGSTWIPLSGGVEIEPKDGLDVVSTLDINLQDVAQSALYRSLEENAADHGTAVLMEVATGEIRAIANLKRNADGSYSENYNYAVGESVEPGSTFKIPSLICMLEDGLISLDEKVDAEEDGEYYIYNKRIKDSKHDGGYGVITAQRVFEVSSNVGVVKLINKCYKGREAAFIDRLYNMKLDEKVGFDIKGEVKPNIKYPTDRYWSGLSLSMMSMGYEVKLTPLQMLTFYNAIANNGRMVRPKLVKELRLHGNVVRSFPPEVIVPSIASKGTLEKVRQVLQGVVDSGTATNLRNPNYKIAGKTGTAQIAQGSRGYGSEGRRVYQASFVGYFPANNPKYSCIVVINAPSNDVYYAALVAGPVFKEIADKVYSTSLTWHKPLEPNGKFVDLPRSKSGDIKSLTAVFDGLKIPYRLKEEQEKGYAAIDSTNFSELVLSKRSIAKNIMPNVANMGIKDALFLLENAGLKVVFKGRGQVKKQSIAAGQSITRGQKVYLEMSM, from the coding sequence ATGTCGGTTAAGAAAGACATAATGTGGAGAATAGGTGTTGTTTACCTTGGTCTCCTTCTGCTTGGGTTGATTATCCTTGGACAAGCCATCCGGCTTCAGTTCTTTCAAGGCTCCAAGTGGAGGGAAGAGGCGAACGAGGTTACCTATAAGCGAATCAGCATCGAATCCAACAGAGGCGATGTCCTTGCTGTCGATGGGCGGATACTTGCCACCTCTATACCTTACTACGAAGTGCGTATGGACCTCAACGCAACCGGCTTGGTTGATTCGGTCTTTAACGAAAAGGTTGATTCGCTCTCTAGAAGCTTGTCTAACCTATTTAAGGATAAGCCTGCAAGCGCTTACCGTCGAATGCTGGTGAAGGCTCGTCGGCAGGGCAAAAGGTACTTTGCTGTTGTTCCTCGAAGGGTAAACTACCTTGAGATGAAGCAGATTAAATCTTTTCCTCTATTCAACTTGGGACGGAATAAGAGCGGATTAATTCTAGTTCAAGTAGGTCGACGTCTAAAGCCAAATGGGGTTCTGGCGGCTCGAACGATTGGAGCAATAAACGCAGAAGGTTATGGCGTTGGTATAGAATACTCGTTTAATAAAGATTTGAAGGGTACCGAAGGTGTTGCTATGGCGCAACGAGTGGCTGGTAGTACTTGGATTCCATTAAGTGGTGGTGTTGAGATTGAACCAAAGGATGGCCTTGACGTAGTATCTACGCTCGACATAAACTTGCAGGATGTTGCGCAGAGTGCTCTCTACCGTTCGTTAGAGGAAAATGCCGCCGATCATGGTACGGCTGTTTTGATGGAAGTTGCTACGGGTGAGATTCGCGCCATTGCAAACCTAAAACGGAATGCAGATGGCAGCTACTCCGAGAACTACAACTATGCTGTTGGAGAGTCGGTAGAGCCTGGATCGACCTTTAAAATACCTTCGCTGATCTGCATGCTAGAGGATGGGCTTATTTCTCTCGACGAGAAGGTCGATGCCGAAGAAGATGGCGAATACTATATCTATAATAAGCGAATAAAGGACTCGAAACACGATGGAGGTTATGGCGTGATTACGGCACAGCGAGTATTCGAGGTTTCGTCTAACGTTGGCGTGGTTAAGCTTATCAACAAGTGCTATAAGGGGCGCGAGGCTGCCTTTATCGACCGCCTCTACAATATGAAACTCGACGAAAAGGTAGGGTTTGATATTAAGGGTGAGGTTAAGCCAAACATAAAGTATCCGACGGATAGGTATTGGTCGGGTTTATCGCTTTCTATGATGTCTATGGGCTACGAGGTTAAGCTTACTCCGCTCCAAATGCTAACTTTTTATAATGCCATTGCCAACAACGGTAGAATGGTACGTCCAAAGTTGGTAAAGGAGCTTAGGTTGCATGGCAATGTCGTGAGGTCGTTTCCTCCAGAAGTTATTGTTCCTTCCATTGCATCAAAGGGTACGCTCGAAAAGGTGCGACAGGTGCTTCAGGGTGTTGTCGATTCTGGAACTGCAACTAATCTTCGTAATCCGAACTATAAGATTGCAGGAAAAACTGGAACCGCTCAAATAGCCCAGGGTTCGCGCGGATATGGTTCCGAAGGAAGAAGGGTTTACCAAGCTTCGTTTGTAGGATACTTTCCGGCAAACAACCCGAAGTACAGCTGTATCGTGGTAATTAACGCTCCCTCGAACGATGTTTACTACGCAGCATTGGTGGCAGGTCCTGTGTTTAAGGAGATTGCCGACAAGGTGTATTCCACCAGCTTAACCTGGCATAAGCCTTTAGAACCTAATGGTAAATTCGTAGATTTGCCCCGCTCAAAATCGGGCGATATAAAGAGTTTGACCGCTGTTTTTGATGGCCTTAAAATACCTTACCGGTTAAAGGAGGAGCAGGAAAAAGGCTACGCTGCTATTGATAGCACAAACTTCTCCGAACTAGTACTGTCGAAGCGCAGCATTGCAAAGAATATAATGCCTAATGTAGCCAACATGGGCATTAAGGATGCCTTGTTCCTTCTTGAGAATGCAGGCCTTAAAGTCGTATTTAAGGGTAGAGGGCAAGTTAAAAAACAGTCGATTGCCGCAGGACAGTCGATAACCCGTGGCCAAAAAGTTTATTTAGAAATGTCAATGTAA
- the rsmH gene encoding 16S rRNA (cytosine(1402)-N(4))-methyltransferase RsmH, with the protein MSEYHIPVMLHESVEGLNINPNGVYVDVTFGGGGHSRYILEQLDGGKLIAFDQDLEAQANIPANDRLVFVHGNFRYLRSFLRLNGYEQVDGILADLGVSSHHFDDEQRGFSFRFEGPLDMRMNTLSKFDAAHVVNTYDPSKMMEIFRVYGEVDNPKVLVKAIIKKREEKPIETVQELVEALQPHIPANAQHKFLAKVFQALRIEVNREMEALKQMLEQSLKVLKPGGRLSVITYHSLEDRLVKNFMKSGNFEGKVEKDFYGNANTPFTLVNRKAIVPSAKELEENNRSRSAKLRIAEKR; encoded by the coding sequence ATGAGCGAGTACCATATTCCCGTAATGCTTCACGAAAGCGTAGAAGGGCTAAATATCAACCCCAACGGGGTGTACGTTGACGTAACTTTTGGCGGAGGTGGCCATTCGCGCTATATTCTCGAACAGCTCGACGGTGGTAAGCTGATTGCGTTCGATCAGGATTTGGAGGCGCAGGCAAATATTCCTGCTAACGATAGGCTGGTGTTTGTGCACGGTAACTTCCGCTACCTACGCAGCTTCCTTCGCCTTAACGGCTACGAGCAGGTTGATGGTATTCTTGCCGATCTTGGCGTATCGTCGCACCACTTCGATGATGAGCAGCGCGGTTTCTCTTTTCGCTTCGAGGGGCCGCTCGATATGCGCATGAATACGCTCTCGAAGTTCGATGCGGCTCATGTGGTAAATACCTACGACCCATCTAAGATGATGGAGATATTCCGCGTGTATGGCGAGGTGGATAACCCTAAGGTGCTCGTTAAGGCTATTATCAAAAAAAGAGAGGAGAAGCCCATAGAAACCGTGCAGGAGTTGGTAGAGGCGCTTCAGCCTCATATTCCAGCAAATGCGCAGCATAAGTTTTTGGCAAAGGTGTTTCAGGCATTGCGCATAGAGGTAAACCGCGAAATGGAGGCGTTGAAGCAGATGCTGGAGCAGTCGCTTAAGGTGCTGAAACCAGGCGGACGCCTAAGCGTAATTACCTACCACTCGTTGGAGGATCGATTGGTTAAGAACTTTATGAAGAGCGGAAACTTTGAGGGTAAGGTTGAGAAGGACTTTTACGGAAATGCTAATACACCGTTTACGCTGGTAAACCGAAAGGCAATTGTTCCAAGCGCAAAGGAGCTGGAAGAGAATAACCGCTCGCGGAGTGCAAAGTTACGGATTGCAGAAAAGAGATAG
- a CDS encoding UDP-N-acetylmuramoyl-L-alanyl-D-glutamate--2,6-diaminopimelate ligase produces the protein MNKLEHVLSGVEIVQVIGSTALDVPCVGFDSRNVVSGQLFIAISGTQVDGHKYIPDAIAKGTKIVVCEKLPEVQPEGVTFVVVPDSLVACGRIAANFYDNPSKKLRLVGITGTNGKTTTVTLLYRMFRELGYKVGLLSTVVNYVDDKKVDATHTTPDAVELNKLLNQMVEAGCEYCFMEVSSHSIDQHRIEGLHFEGAIFSNITHDHLDYHKTFDAYIKAKKAFFDNLSKSSFALTNVDDKNGMVMVQNCNANIKTYGLKSPADYKSRIIESHFDGMLLNINGDDVWTRFLGEFNGYNLTAVYATSLLLGANKDEVLRVLSMLGPVSGRFEYVKSKSGITAIVDYAHTPDALDNVIATINKMRKEDQRLLVVVGAGGNRDKTKRSVMASVAVNNADFVVLTSDNPRNEDPNDILNDMRQGIKPEQMGKVLTIVDRKEGIKTACMLAKANDIILVAGKGHENYQEVNGVKHHFDDKEVLREIFESLQ, from the coding sequence ATGAATAAATTAGAGCACGTTCTTAGTGGTGTAGAGATAGTTCAGGTTATTGGGAGCACGGCTCTTGATGTTCCTTGTGTTGGATTCGATTCTCGAAATGTTGTTTCAGGGCAGCTCTTCATTGCTATAAGCGGAACACAGGTCGATGGTCACAAGTATATACCCGATGCAATTGCGAAGGGGACTAAAATAGTTGTATGCGAGAAGCTACCCGAGGTACAGCCCGAAGGAGTAACCTTTGTGGTTGTTCCCGATTCGTTGGTTGCCTGTGGTCGTATTGCAGCAAACTTCTACGACAATCCATCGAAGAAGTTGAGATTGGTTGGGATAACCGGAACCAACGGGAAAACAACTACCGTAACCCTTCTTTACCGGATGTTTCGCGAGCTGGGCTATAAGGTTGGCCTGCTTTCTACCGTTGTCAACTATGTTGATGATAAAAAGGTAGATGCAACTCATACTACCCCTGATGCTGTAGAGTTGAATAAACTTCTGAATCAGATGGTGGAGGCTGGTTGCGAGTACTGCTTCATGGAGGTTAGCTCGCATTCTATAGATCAGCATCGTATCGAAGGTCTTCACTTCGAAGGTGCCATCTTCTCGAATATCACTCACGATCACCTCGACTACCACAAAACATTTGATGCCTATATTAAGGCAAAAAAGGCATTCTTTGATAACCTGTCGAAGTCATCGTTCGCGCTTACCAACGTCGACGATAAAAACGGCATGGTGATGGTGCAGAACTGCAACGCTAACATTAAAACCTACGGGCTTAAAAGCCCTGCCGACTATAAGAGCAGAATCATAGAGAGCCACTTCGATGGAATGCTCCTTAATATTAACGGAGATGATGTTTGGACCCGCTTTCTTGGGGAGTTTAACGGCTACAACCTAACGGCTGTATATGCAACATCGCTTCTACTTGGGGCCAATAAGGATGAGGTTCTTCGGGTGCTTAGCATGCTAGGACCTGTAAGCGGACGTTTTGAGTACGTTAAGTCGAAATCGGGCATAACTGCTATTGTAGATTATGCCCATACGCCCGATGCGCTGGATAACGTGATCGCTACCATTAATAAGATGCGCAAGGAAGATCAGCGTCTCCTCGTGGTTGTAGGTGCTGGCGGTAACCGCGATAAAACCAAGCGTTCGGTTATGGCTTCTGTTGCAGTAAACAACGCTGATTTTGTTGTCCTTACATCAGACAATCCTCGTAATGAAGATCCAAACGATATCCTTAACGATATGCGTCAAGGCATTAAGCCCGAGCAGATGGGTAAGGTGCTTACGATTGTCGATCGAAAGGAAGGGATAAAAACAGCGTGCATGCTGGCTAAAGCCAACGATATTATCCTTGTAGCAGGTAAGGGACACGAAAACTACCAGGAGGTAAATGGTGTTAAGCATCATTTTGACGATAAGGAAGTTTTAAGAGAAATTTTTGAATCACTACAATAA
- the mraY gene encoding phospho-N-acetylmuramoyl-pentapeptide-transferase: MLYYLFNYLDELNFPGAGMFHYISFRASLAIILSLTIGLIFGKKIIRMLQRQQIGEEIRDLGLEGQMQKRGTPTMGGIIILASIVIPVLLLGDLKNVYVQLMLITTVWLGGIGLLDDYIKVFKKNKEGLSGRFKILGQVGIGLIVGITLWVNDDVVIREKVRSDAVNAQVTIVGSAGNANEKVVYLSPAEKATKTTIPFVKNNEFDYSKLVPFKTENRQMWGWIVFVLATILIVTAVSNGSNLTDGLDGLATSVSVVIGTTLGILAYLSGNVIYADYLHIMYIPNTGEMVIFIAAFIGALIGFLWYNTFPAQVFMGDTGSLAIGGIIAVFAIIIRKELLIPILCGIFFVESLSVMLQVSYFKYTKKKFGEGRRVFLMAPLHHHFQKKGYPEPKIVMRFTIVAIMLAVITIVTLKIR, from the coding sequence ATGCTTTACTACCTATTTAACTATTTGGACGAGCTTAATTTCCCAGGAGCAGGGATGTTTCATTACATCTCGTTTAGAGCTTCTTTGGCAATTATTCTTTCGCTTACAATTGGATTGATTTTTGGGAAGAAAATAATTCGAATGCTTCAACGCCAGCAGATTGGCGAGGAAATTCGCGACTTGGGCTTAGAAGGCCAAATGCAAAAGCGTGGTACGCCTACCATGGGAGGGATCATCATTTTAGCATCCATTGTTATTCCTGTTTTGCTATTGGGAGATCTTAAGAATGTGTACGTTCAGCTAATGCTGATCACCACCGTTTGGTTAGGTGGCATCGGTTTGCTCGACGACTACATCAAGGTATTTAAGAAGAACAAGGAAGGCCTTTCGGGGCGTTTTAAGATATTAGGTCAAGTTGGAATAGGGCTTATTGTTGGGATTACCCTTTGGGTGAACGACGATGTGGTAATCCGCGAAAAGGTTCGTAGCGATGCGGTTAATGCTCAAGTGACAATTGTAGGAAGCGCAGGCAACGCCAACGAGAAGGTGGTATACCTATCTCCTGCCGAAAAGGCTACTAAAACAACCATTCCGTTTGTGAAAAACAACGAGTTCGACTACTCGAAGTTGGTTCCATTTAAGACAGAGAATAGGCAGATGTGGGGATGGATCGTATTTGTGTTGGCAACCATCCTTATTGTAACTGCCGTATCTAATGGCTCGAATCTTACCGATGGTCTCGATGGTTTGGCAACGAGCGTTTCGGTGGTTATTGGTACAACGTTGGGGATACTGGCGTACCTTTCGGGTAACGTTATTTATGCCGATTACCTGCACATCATGTATATCCCGAATACTGGTGAGATGGTAATCTTTATTGCGGCATTTATCGGTGCGCTTATCGGATTCCTTTGGTACAACACCTTCCCCGCCCAAGTATTTATGGGCGATACCGGAAGCCTTGCCATAGGAGGAATCATCGCTGTGTTTGCCATCATCATTCGAAAGGAACTGCTAATACCCATCCTTTGCGGGATATTCTTCGTAGAGAGCCTTTCGGTGATGCTACAGGTTTCGTACTTCAAGTACACCAAAAAGAAATTTGGAGAGGGGCGTCGTGTCTTTTTGATGGCGCCCTTGCATCACCACTTCCAAAAGAAGGGGTATCCAGAACCAAAAATTGTAATGCGTTTTACCATTGTGGCAATAATGTTGGCTGTAATTACTATTGTAACGCTTAAGATTAGGTAG